The Montipora foliosa isolate CH-2021 chromosome 1, ASM3666993v2, whole genome shotgun sequence genome has a window encoding:
- the LOC137998501 gene encoding DAP3-binding cell death enhancer 1-like, whose translation MHTVVDLMAERKEEEVRKRSKEIPSWAPGGTDYDPNLPYGPKVYVARRKKPDPWWVTVIEVCVVVGVLLFFLYMYYCMDHLHFHVLNAYANVGVSHAQHHVAHKYLNGKGVPKDEKMAFYWFREAAKNGHGHGAYNLVAGHLQGYDTDVEEHEVEPLLKMAADKGVHQAKKALKDLYPHRYK comes from the exons ATGCACACGGTAGTTGATCTAATGGCTGAgcgaaaagaagaagaagttcGCAAAAGAAGCAAGGAAATTCCATCATGGGCGCCTGGAGGAACTGATTATGATCCAAATCTTCCCTATGGGCCTAAAGTTTACGTAGCTAGACGGAAAAAGCCCGATCCGTGGTGGGTGACAGTGATAGAG GTTTGTGTAGTGGTTGGGgtccttctttttttcttgtatatGTATTATTGCATGGATCATCTTCATTTTCACGTTCTGAATGCCTACGCCAACGTTGGAGTTTCTCATGCACAGCATCATGTTGCTCATAAATACCTCAATG GAAAAGGAGTACCCAAGGATGAAAAAATGGCATTTTATTGGTTTAG GGAGGCAGCAAAGAATGGACATGGACATGGAGCGTACAATCTTGTTGCAGGACATTTGCAGGGTTATGACACAGATGTTGAGGAGCA TGAGGTAGAGCCTCTTCTTAAAATGGCAGCAGACAAGGGAGTACACCAAGCAAAGAAAGCTTTGAAGGACTTATATCCACACAGATACAAATGA
- the LOC137998533 gene encoding uncharacterized protein has translation MLQHKSTIGIPFSPNKELIAMRVIQFLLVFILHNLNTTQANCQARCEQTKGRTTDTGLTNRALVGHSFKNFTVNKPFDCHRLCFVEKCRCQAYQMKGKHSCELLDEDRFAAHDDFVEEQGYEYYDMRREYEKATHNPCANQPCSNKCCEENPCSNGGTCTELCDNAKQKFNCTCAIGYVGKFCEKKSPISCKQLQLEAKKPKRSTVYTLYDPASKSFYQTFCDFTSENGFVWTLLDSFSLANKIYYNAQPLSQDYPLNQNSFKWNKFRLSLPIMNSTLSHSTHFRATCNFNTDGLVKRDYLRGKTTDFNILLLLKTDSCEKMEYINIRGYDCYNCTAKMTQQNWHLHCDSYYMYPCQFMSARNGAVQGSGGEDNFGFYGTINPSHRCSSNDNATTQWWFGEQ, from the exons ATGTTACAACATAAAAGTACCATTGGCATACCTTTTTCCCCAAACAAAGAACTAATCGCAATGCGAGTGATTCAATTCCTACTCGTGTTTATTCTTCACAATTTAAACACAACGCAAGCAAATTGTCAGGCGAGATGTGAACAGACAAAAGGGCGAACCACCGATACAGGATTGACAAACCGTGCATTGGTGGGACACAGCTTCAAGAACTTTACTGTGAACAAACCGTTCGACTGTCATCGGCTCTGCTTTGTTGAGAAATGCAGATGTCAAGCCTACCAAATGAAGGGCAAGCACAGCTGTGAGTTGCTTGACGAAGACAGGTTTGCGGCCCATGATGACTTTGTAGAAGAACAAGGTTACGAGTACTATGACATGAGAAGAGAATATGAGAAAGCG ACACACAACCCATGTGCAAATCAACCATGCAGTAACAAGTGCTGTGAGGAGAATCCCTGTTCTAATGGAGGGACATGCACCGAGCTGTGCGACAACGCCAAACAAAAGTTCAACTGCACATGCGCGATCGGATATGTTGGAAAATTCTGTGAGAAGAAAAGTCCTATATCTTGCAAGCAGCTACAACTCGAAGCAAAGAAGCCAAAACGTTCTACTGTATACACTTTGTATGATCCTGCAAGCAAGTCTTTCTACCAAACTTTCTGTGATTTCACTTCTGAAAATGGATTCGTTTGGACTCTACTCGATTCCTTCAGCTTAGCCAACAAAATCTATTACAATGCACAGCCTTTATCCCAGGATTACCCATTGAACCAGAACTCTTTTAAGTGGAACAAGTTTCGCTTGTCACTGCCGATAATGAATTCAACGCTGAGCCATTCTACGCACTTCCGAGCAACTTGCAACTTCAACACTGATGGACTGGTAAAAAGGGATTACTTAAGAGGCAAGACAACTGATTTCAACATCCTGTTGTTGCTAAAAACGGATTCATGCGAAAAGATGGAGTATATCAATATCAGAGGCTATGACTGTTATAACTGCACAGCCAAGATGACTCAACAAAATTGGCACCTTCACTGCGATTCATACTACATGTACCCTTGTCAGTTCATGAGTGCTCGTAATGGCGCTGTTCAGGGTTCAGGTGGAGAAGATAACTTTGGATTTTACGGCACCATCAACCCTTCACACAGATGCTCGTCCAATGATAATGCCACAACGCAGTGGTGGTTCGGAGAACAGTAA